The following is a genomic window from Desulforhopalus sp..
TGACCTGAACCAGGGCGACGTCCAGGCCGATCTCCTTGGAATGGAACATCCTTGGTATCTGCGAGAGATAGGCGGGGATATAGTCGATCTTCCCTTCAAAGGCGGCCTTGCGCATCGCCCGGCTGATGAAGAACAGCTTCAGGGAAAAGCGGCTGAGGAAGTTGTCATCCTCGACATATTCGGCGAGGGTGAAAGACAGCATCTGATAGATCAGGATATCGTAAAGACTCTCGGCAGCCACCATTGCATGAATGAGGGCCTGCGGTTCGCCGCATCCTGTGCCGATAAAGACCCTGCTGCCTGTCTTGATTTTTCCAACAGCTTCTTCGGCGGTTACCAGCTTCTGGGGGCAGAGATCGTGCAGGTCCATAGTTCACCTATTTTGGAGGAGATTTGGGGGAGAATAGTAACAACCCGCCCAGCAGATACCAGTCCGGCCCCCCCAGCGGTCGCGACATTTCGCTGATGGAGAGCAGGTTGGCGGTTTGCCGCCACTGGTTAATGCTCTCCATGGCGTATTACTATCAACGCCATTGCAAAAATGCCAGGCAATATTGCAATGGCATTGATGGCAATGGGGGCGAATATCGGAGGGAAGGAGTCTTTCAGGCGGCGATCGCCGTCATTGCCGCGATGGCGGCATCGATATCCGCCTCGCTGGTACTCGGTCCGAGGCTGAAGCGGATAGCGCCTGCCTCCCCGCTGCCGAGGTCTTCATGGACAAGTGGCGCGCATTGCAGGCCGGTGCGCACGGCGATGCCGTAGTCGCCGTCGAGGATCGCCCCGGCGTCGCTGCTCGCCATGCCATCGACAGCGCAGGAGAGGATCGGCAGGTGGTTTTGCTTGAGATTCCGAGCGGCATAGAGCTTGATCCTGGCGATTTTGCTCAGGCCGTCGCGCAGTTTCTCGGTGAGTTGCATCTCTCTTATAAAGTTTTCCGCCATGTGGCCCTCGACCAGGGTCAGACTTTCATCAAGACCGAGAATGCCGAGAAGATTGAGGGTGCCTGCCTCGAGGCGGTGGGGGTAGGTGAGAGGTTGGAAGGGATTGACGGAATCGACGCCGGTGCCGCCGTAGCGGGTGGGCAGGGGGTCGAGGCCGGGGGCAAGAACCAGGCCGCCGATACCACTTGGCCCGAGAAGGGACTTGTGGCCGGTGAAGGCCAGACCCTGCACATTCCAATCCGCCATGGCGATGGGGATGCAGCCGGCGCTCTGGGCGACATCGATGATCAGCGGAATCCCGCGGCTTCTGCACAGGGCGCCGATCTCGGCCACCGGCTGGACCGTACCCAGGACATTCGAGGCATGGGTCATGACCACCAGGCGGGTGGTGGGGCGGAGGCTTGCGGCAAGGCGGGCGGGATCGATGAAGCCGTCCTCGCTAAATCCCACCAGATCGCAGGAGATGATACCCTGTCGCTCCAGATGCCGCAGGGGGCGAAGCACCGAATTGTGCTCCAGGCGGGTAGCGACGACATGGTCCCCGGATTTGACAAGACCCTGGATCATGATATTAAGGGCATCGGTGGCGTTCCCGGCAAAACAGACCTGGCTGTCAACTCCGGCCCGGAAAAAGCGACCGATTTTTTTGCGCACTTCTGTAACAATATCCGCCGCCTCCAGTGCCCGGTCATAGCCGCCGCGACCGGGCGAGACGCCCAGCTCCAGGTAGCGATCAAGGGCCCGGTGCAGACAATCGGCCGGTTTGGGGCAGGAGGTGGCGGCATTGTCGAGGTAGATCATCGCTTTCCTCTTAACTGCAGGTTTGGGGATTGGGCAGTCCAGCCAGGCGCCGCGCACCGTTTTTGATGCCGCCGGGGAACAGGGCTTCGATCTCCAGGAGGGTCATATCGGTACCCTTTCTTAATTGATTGTTGAGCGGCGCACGGCCATGGCTGGCGTAGAACTCGCGGAGGAAGCGGATTACCCGCAGGTGCCGTTCGCTTGTTTCACCAAGGCCGCACTCCGCCGCCAGAAAATGGTATAGATCCTCGTCCCAGTCCCTGAAATCGTACAAAAAACCCTCGTTATCAAAGACCACTTCCCGTTGCCCAATGGTGCGGACAACGGGGCTTAAACCGGTCTTCTCAGGCGATGAGGGAGCCGACACCAGCTAGTTCTCCTTGGCAAGCGCCGCCTTGACCTTGTCCGGGGTGGCCGGCAGGTTGCAGATCCACACGCCAACGGCATTGTGGATGGCATTGATCACCGCCGGGGCGGTTGGCACCATGCACATCTCACCGACACCGGTGACCCCCAGTGGTCCTTTTGGCCTCTTGGTCTCGCGGATAATGGTCTCCATGGCAAAGTGCTCGCGGATGGTCGGGAACTTGAAGCTTACCCAGTCCTTCGTCTTACCGGCAACATATTCCTCGCGCAGGGCAAAGCCGACGCCCATATCCATGCCGCCTTCGAGCTGGCCGGTGAGATTCAAAGGATTGATCACCGGCCCGGCATCGACGGCGGTGGTCATCTTCAGTACCTTCACCTTGCCGGTTTCGGTATCCACCTCCAGCTCCGCCAGTTGTACCGCATGAACCTGGGATTCAAAGGATGGTCCCTGGCCGGTCTTTGGATCAAGGGGTCCGGCGTCCTCGTTCTTTTTCCGCCCAAGGTACCGCCGTGGTTTGCCGGCGGCCTCAAGTTCGCGGCCGGTGGCGCAGCCGGCCTCGGCCATCGCCGCCTTCAGCTGGGTCAAGGCGTCGATCAGGGCGCCGCCGATCATATAGGTGATCCTGCTCCCCGCCGCCGGGCCGCTGGCCGCGGTATTGTCGGTATCGCGGGTAAAGAGGCGGATCTTTTCAAGGGACACGCCCATGAACTCGGCGGTGAGCTGGCAAAGCATCGAATCGTTGCCTTCGCCGGGGTCGGCTGCTGCGGCGTAGATGCTGATCGTGCCGTCGTCGCCCAGTTCCACCGAGGCCACCGACACATCGCCCGGCCCGCCGATACCAAAGGCCCCGGCGGCAAGGCCGACACCGCGCCTGATCCTTCCCTGCTGAGATGCCTTGGCCTCACCAACGGCCCTTTGGTAATGGGGGCGCATTGCCTCCATCAGTTCGGGGAAGGGCCACTCACCGACTACCCGGCCGGTGGATTTGGCCTGGCCGGGCCGCAGGGAGTTGTGGAGGCGGAAGTCGAAGGGGTCTACGCCGATCTTGTCGGCGAGCATGTCCATGGCGCATTCCAGGGCGAAATTGATCTGTGGTGGACCGGCGCCACGAGCGGCGCTGCCCCAGGGATTGTTGGTATACACCAGGCGGCCGCGGGCCTCGACATTGGGAATATTGTAAGAACCGGAGAGCATGAGCAGGGCCCGGTTGACCACCACGTGGCCGATGGAGTAGTAGGCGCCCTTATCGACCACGAAGTCGTTGCAGTAGACGCTCAGTTTGTCGTTGGCATCGACTCCGAGTTTGACCTCCATGGCAAAGGAATGGCGCTTGGAGGTCATCAGCATGCTTTCGGCAAGGCTCGGAATATAGCGGATCGGCCTCTGGAAATGGATGGCTGCAGCGCCAGCGATACCCTCGGAGATGACATCGATCTTGATGCCGAACTGGCCGCCGGAATAGGCCTCGATATACTTCATGTTTTCCCAGCCGAGAGCTGCCTGGAGCATCGACAGATGGTAGTGGATATTGATGCTCCGGCCGATGATCACCAGCTTTGCAGGCTCATCCGCACCATCTTCTCCTTTTTCCTCCTCTTCGAAATAGGCGATGGTCGCCTCCGGCTCAAGGGGTGCCTGGTGATTGATCTGGGTGGTGAAGCGGGCGCTCACCACCGCCGCGGCGTCGTTCAGGGCCACAGCGGCATCGCCTTTAAGCTGCGGCTGATCAAAGCAGAGATTCGGCAGATCGTCGTGGACCGGCACCGCCGAATTGCCAAGGGCTGTTGCCGGGCTATCCATGACTGGCAGGGGGGAGAGTTCCACCTTGATCGCGGCGAGCGCCGCCTCGGCCTGTTTCTTGGTCGCTGCCGCTACCGCCAGAATGGGATCGCCGATATAGCGGACTTTGTCCTTGCACAGCACCGGTCGATCCGCCACCAGGTATTTGAGGATATTGGTGCCTTTAATATCGTCCGCCGTCATGACGCCCTCAACCCCCGGCATGGTCAAGGCCGCCGAGGCGTCAATGGCGACAATCCTGGCATGGGGCAGATGGCTGCGCAGCACCGCCAGTTCCAGCGCCCCTTCCATCCGGAAGTCGGCGGTGAAATGGGCGGTACCGCAGGCCTTGGCCATCGCCGAAGGCCGTGGATGGGCGATACCGAGGCCGCCCTGGTCGGGTTTTGGCCGGATACCGTCCGGGTGGATTTCGCCCCGGAGGAAGCGGCCGGCAAGCTGCACCGCTTCAATGATCTTGGTATAGCCGGTACAGCGGCAAAGGTTGCCGCGCAGGGCCTGGACGATCTCGTCGTTGGTCGGGTTGAGGGTGACGTCGAGCAGGGCCTTGCTCGCCATGATCATCCCCGGGGTGCAGAAGCCGCACTGCACGGCGCCTGTCAGAACGAAGGCCTCCTGGATGAAATGGGGGTTCTCCGGTGTTCCCAGTCCCTCAACGGTAATTATCTCCGCGCCGTCGAGATCGGCGACCCGGGCGAGACAGGCGCGCACCGCCTTTTTGTCGACAATGACCATGCAGGCGCCGCATTGGCCCTTTCGGTCGCAGGACTGTTTGGCACCGGTCAGCCGCAGATCGTTGCGGAGCAGGTCAAGGAGAACCGCTTTCGGCTCGACGATCCACTCGTGGCGGACGCCGTTGACCCGGAGTTGCACTCTTTTCATGATGGTTCCTTTCAAAGGTAAAGGTGGTTGAGGAGATCAAGGAGGACGCTCCTTTGCAAGATACTGCGAAACGGAAGCCGAAACCTCACGACAAAACAAGCAAATAGACGATAGCACCGCACCTCAAATGTGCAAGGGGATTCAAGGTTCAAAAACTCCTCTTCCCAGTGGTGGGGCGCACCCGAATACAACGCAATTTCCATGCCGCGCGGCGCTCTCCGTTTCCCTCCGTTCTTGTCTGTTCTTTGCCTTTTATGCCAAG
Proteins encoded in this region:
- a CDS encoding aminotransferase class V-fold PLP-dependent enzyme; this encodes MIYLDNAATSCPKPADCLHRALDRYLELGVSPGRGGYDRALEAADIVTEVRKKIGRFFRAGVDSQVCFAGNATDALNIMIQGLVKSGDHVVATRLEHNSVLRPLRHLERQGIISCDLVGFSEDGFIDPARLAASLRPTTRLVVMTHASNVLGTVQPVAEIGALCRSRGIPLIIDVAQSAGCIPIAMADWNVQGLAFTGHKSLLGPSGIGGLVLAPGLDPLPTRYGGTGVDSVNPFQPLTYPHRLEAGTLNLLGILGLDESLTLVEGHMAENFIREMQLTEKLRDGLSKIARIKLYAARNLKQNHLPILSCAVDGMASSDAGAILDGDYGIAVRTGLQCAPLVHEDLGSGEAGAIRFSLGPSTSEADIDAAIAAMTAIAA
- a CDS encoding TusE/DsrC/DsvC family sulfur relay protein, with the translated sequence MSAPSSPEKTGLSPVVRTIGQREVVFDNEGFLYDFRDWDEDLYHFLAAECGLGETSERHLRVIRFLREFYASHGRAPLNNQLRKGTDMTLLEIEALFPGGIKNGARRLAGLPNPQTCS
- a CDS encoding molybdopterin-dependent oxidoreductase, giving the protein MKRVQLRVNGVRHEWIVEPKAVLLDLLRNDLRLTGAKQSCDRKGQCGACMVIVDKKAVRACLARVADLDGAEIITVEGLGTPENPHFIQEAFVLTGAVQCGFCTPGMIMASKALLDVTLNPTNDEIVQALRGNLCRCTGYTKIIEAVQLAGRFLRGEIHPDGIRPKPDQGGLGIAHPRPSAMAKACGTAHFTADFRMEGALELAVLRSHLPHARIVAIDASAALTMPGVEGVMTADDIKGTNILKYLVADRPVLCKDKVRYIGDPILAVAAATKKQAEAALAAIKVELSPLPVMDSPATALGNSAVPVHDDLPNLCFDQPQLKGDAAVALNDAAAVVSARFTTQINHQAPLEPEATIAYFEEEEKGEDGADEPAKLVIIGRSINIHYHLSMLQAALGWENMKYIEAYSGGQFGIKIDVISEGIAGAAAIHFQRPIRYIPSLAESMLMTSKRHSFAMEVKLGVDANDKLSVYCNDFVVDKGAYYSIGHVVVNRALLMLSGSYNIPNVEARGRLVYTNNPWGSAARGAGPPQINFALECAMDMLADKIGVDPFDFRLHNSLRPGQAKSTGRVVGEWPFPELMEAMRPHYQRAVGEAKASQQGRIRRGVGLAAGAFGIGGPGDVSVASVELGDDGTISIYAAAADPGEGNDSMLCQLTAEFMGVSLEKIRLFTRDTDNTAASGPAAGSRITYMIGGALIDALTQLKAAMAEAGCATGRELEAAGKPRRYLGRKKNEDAGPLDPKTGQGPSFESQVHAVQLAELEVDTETGKVKVLKMTTAVDAGPVINPLNLTGQLEGGMDMGVGFALREEYVAGKTKDWVSFKFPTIREHFAMETIIRETKRPKGPLGVTGVGEMCMVPTAPAVINAIHNAVGVWICNLPATPDKVKAALAKEN